From the genome of Cytophagia bacterium CHB2:
GCAGTTTGCCATAGCCCCAATTGTCGCACATCTCAGAGTGCACCATATACTGATTAATGGCGGTAAGCTCATCGGCTAAGAGCTGATTGAGCAACGCGAGTAACTTGTCATTGCCTTTCATGTTTGTCCTCTTTGGTTGGCTGTGTTCGTTTGTCGGCCTTCTCCGCAGACGCAACGATATTTTCGATCAGGTGGTTTTGATTCAGCCGGCTTCGCTCGCCGCTTCTCGCCTGCCGGTTCAAAATAATTGATCCGGCTCGCATATCCGCCCGGCCACGGCACGTGTAGATGAGCGTCGGCGGGAGATTGAAAAAGACGAAGTCTGAATCGATCTGGCTGAAATATTTTCGCAGGACAGGCTGCAGCCTGAAACCTTTGAGCGTGGATACGGTGTACATGTACTGAATGAAGATGCCCTCTTTTTTGAGCAGGGGCAGAACTGCGTTTTGGAGCAGTTCGTCGAATTTCAACAAGGAGCAGGGGAGGGTGGAGATGATACAGTCCAGGCTGCCGCTCGGTATCCCAAATCGGGACCAAAGAATTTCTGCGGAATTGAACGCGTCGTCATGAACAACGAAGACGTTACGCCCGCTTATGGTTTTCCGAAGCTGGTGGTAGAACGTATTATTTTTTTCGAAGCAGATGAAGGTACTCCACGGCTTTTTCCTCCTAAGAATCTCCATCGTAACGGCCCCACTACCAGAGCCGTACTCCAGAATTACTTCCGCGGATTCGAAAGGAATGGCTTTCAACAAAATATTGACGCAAACGGCGGAATCAGGTCCGATGCTTCCGATCTCCCGAAAGTTATGGACATACTCATTCAGGAAGTTAAAAAAGATATTCTCTTTTATTTTGCTTCTCATCATTTTCATCATTCTCATCCTTTCACGTTGGGCCCATCCGACACCAATTCCGAAGACGGCAAGCTACGCGGGGCATTCGGCTCCGTGAAATTTGGTTCAGTTCCAATTTCTTTTTTCGACGCCGGTGGAATGCTCTCAGGGGACGGTTCCGGCCCGAGTATTACCGCCAGCCATCGTGTGCTTTCATTGCTCTCGCACGCCAGCTTCAGGATCATGGTCAGAGGTATGCTCAGAACCATGCCGAGCAAACCGAGCAGGCTGCCCCAAAAAATCAACGAGAGAAAGACCACCAACGTGGACAGGCCCAGCCTTCGCCCCATGAGCCGCGGTTCCATCATATTTTCGAGTATGATATTGACGGCCAGGTATCCGGCTGTCGCGAGCAAGGCCCGGCCGATCCCGAATTCGATAAGGGCGAGAAGAATGGCAGGAACGGCCGCGATAATGGAGCCGAGATTCGGCACATAGTTGAGCAAAAAGGCCAGGAAGCCCCAGAGCACCGGAAAATCCACGCCGAGGAGCGCCAGCCAAATGCCGATCAGGATTCCCGAGCTTAGACTGATGAACGTCTTCATGACCATGTAACGCTGGATATCCGCGACGAATCTTTTGTAGTGGGGAAAGAGCGCCAGAGGATCACCGAGAATGACGCGGAGCTTGGCGGAGAAACTCGAAACTTCCAGCAGGATGAAGGTGACCGTGAGCAGAATCAGGACAATGTTGGAAAGCACGGCGCTCAATCCCGCGAGCAAACCGGCAGTCAGGCTCATCACCGAGCCCGGATTAATATAGTCAAGAAAAATTCTGTCCGTGACGGCGATACCCTTGCTTGCCAGCAGCGTTTTGAAATCCAGGAGTTGCTCCTGGATGCGCGTCTGATAGAAAGGCAGGCTATTGGAAAAACTGTTGAGCGACGCGCCCACGAGCGCGCCGGCAATCAACAGAATGGTAATCATGCCCGCCATCACGAGCAAAACCGCGACCAGAGAAGGAAGGCGTTTCCGCTCGAGCCAAAGCACCGGCGGAGCCCCGAGGATGGCGAAAAAAATTGAAACGAGGAACAGCACTACGACCGACCGGGCCTGCGTGATGCCCGCGATGATGATCACCAGCGCTGCGGCGATGACGAGGTAGCGCGTGCCGCGGTGAGAATTAATCTGTTCAGCCATGGTTACACAGTTAGTCTCTTTAAAATTGAATCGTTGCAAAAAAACAAAGGTTCTCTGGCCACCAAGACACCAAGAAAAGACTTAGTGCCTTCGTGGTAAAATTTGGTTGCGGCTCGTCCTATCTGTTGCGATGATACTTTTGGTGCCTCAGCCCTGGGCCTCTAATGATCGTGCAATCGCCCGAGGGTGTTCTCGAGAGATTTCTTCAACTTCTCGGCGGCGCCGCCGACGGCTTGGTCCAGGGTCGCCGCCTGGTGCGTGACCGCGATGGGTTGGAGACCCTCGAGGCGGGCTTCGAGCATGCAACGTTTATCGTCATGGCCGCTTTTCTTCCGGCTGTTTTCGTCGCTGAGGTGGACTTCAACCCGGGTGATCTGAGCGCTAAACCGGCTCAGGGCCTCTTTCACCACGGCTTTGAAATGAGCCGCCAACTTTTCGCGGCCTGCAATGTTGCTATCGGTGTTAATTTGGATTTGCATCGTTGTTCTCCGTCACTTTTTTCTGCATCTTGCCGTGCTGCATCATGCTGTCCCCTTTCATCGTTCCACTTCCCATCATCTTCATCAACGAGGCGCGCATCCCCTGGTCATCCATCATCGTCTTGCACATCTGCATCATCCCCGTGCTGTCGGCTTTGGCGTGATACATCATCTTCTGCATCATCTTCATGCGCATGTAGCTGTTGGAGGCGATGTTATCCATCATCGCGTTCACCAGGGAGGAATCCTGTATCATCTCCGATACTTGCATCTGTTTCTGCTGATTCGTCTGCTTCGCCTCCGGCTGGTACTGCTGGCAGGCGGCCACAAATAAGCCCATAAGGCTTACGGCAATTGCTGTTAAAGCTGTATGTTTCATGACTTTCCTTTCTTTGAGGTCCGGCCTCCTCAATTTTTGAGGCCCTTATACTGATAATTCGGTTCCGCATACGCGACAAACGGCTTCTTCTCACAAATGGCGATGGCTTCTTTGATGCTTTTCGATGAAGTAATCCTGTAAACGCGCACATCCAGTTCCGCAATGGCTTTGATCTGTTGGAGTCCTACTTCGGATTCCATGGCGCTGACTTGGGCTATTTCTGCGCCGGGGTTGAACTTGACGAGGATTCCCTGGGCCGTGCCGGGGCCGAGGTTTTTGGCGCATCCCGCCATCGTCAAGAGGGTGAGTAGCGCGAGAAGTTGAACGAAGACCGAGAGCATACGCGAAACGAGCGAGGTTCCGCCATTGGCGGGACGAAAATTTACTAACGGTGATTTCATAGCCAGTTTCCTTTTATTTCCGTAATGCTGCCAATTTCCTGAACAAGTCGATTTCCTGTTCACTGAGATGCTTCGGCATCTGGATGACAATCTTCACAAACAAATTGCCAAATTCATTCCTCGAACCAAAGATCGGCATGCCCAGACCACGGAGCATGAGCACTTTACCGTTTGCTGTTTCGTTCGGGATGTCGACCTTGATCGTGCCTTTCGGGGTTTTGACCTGAGCCTTTCCTCCCAGCACCGCGGTGTACAATTCGACCGGGAAATCGCAGTGGAGATCGTTTCCCGTGCGCTGAAATTCTGCATGCGGTGCAATCTTGATGGTGAGATAGAGATCGCCGTTCGGGCCGCCGTGCAATCCGGCGCCGCCCTTGCCTGCGACTCTCAACACCTGCTGGTCTGCGGCGCCCGGCCTAATCGTCACCCGGATTGTCTGGTCATCGAGTTGAATGAGTCGCGTCGTGCCCTGATACGCTTCTTCAAGCGCGAGCGTGGTCTCGGCATTGAGGTCTTCGCCTTTGACTGCCGCGCGCCTTCTGCCTCGCCGCTGGCCATTCCGCGGTCCAAACAGCAGCTCAAAGAGATCTCCGGTATCCCCGCCGCCAAACATGGCATCGAATTCTTCCGGGCGCATGCGGTATGCTTGTCCGCTGCGGTCGCTGGCATACTTCGACCAATCAAATCCTGCCGACGGCGCACCGGCTTGCTGGTAATGCTTCCACTCGGCGCCAACCTGGTCGTATTTTTTCCGTTTCGCCGGATCGCTGAGAACTTCGTTGGCCTCATTGATATCCTTGAATTTTTCTTCGGCTGCCCGATCCCCCTTGGTTTTATCGGGATGATACTTGAAGGCCAGCTTGCGATATGCTTTCTTGATTTCATCTGGCGTGGCCGCCTCACCAACGCCGAGAGCCTTGTAATAATCTTTGTAGGTCATCGTCTTGCCGTCTCGGGTTCATTCTCCAGCGCGGCAACGTAACAGGTTACCTATAATCTCAGCTTGCCGGAGATTTGCCATGCTCTCCGGCGACTCGCACTTGCGCCGGGCGCAACAATTCGTTTTTCCAGAGATCAAGTCAAAATACTTTTTTCCTGAAGGATCGCCCTGGCTTCCTTTTCTTGCGTTTCAGCAACCACCAATTGCACGCCTGCCGTTTGCTGCAACGACGGAAACATCCCGCCGCCATCATCTTTGAGTATGCTCGCGTCAATGCCTGCCGCGGCGAGATGTCCTTTGGCAATTTCAGCCTCAAACGCATTGTCAAATTTGCCCACGACCACTTGCTTTTGTCTCATACACTCACCTCGTTTAATTCGTGAGAATAACCTTCAGCGCTTTTTCCCTGGCGGCATTGCCAAACGTGTCGTATGCCTTCATGATCTCGTTGAGCGCGAAGTGATGCGTGATCAATCTCCGGGGTTGCAGCTTGCCGGAGCGAACCGTCTTCAGCAACATGGGCGTGGTCACGGTATCCACCAAACGAGTGGTGAGGGTAATATTGTGCGCCCAAAGTTGATCCAAATTCAACTGGACGGGCTTGCCATGCACGCCGACATTGGCGATGTGGCCGCCCGCCGCCACGATAGCCTGGCAGATATCGAACGTGGCAGGTATGCCGACAGCTTCAACGGCAACATCCACACCTTTCCCTTCTGTGAGTTTCATGATCTCTGCAACGGCATTACTCTGCACCAACTGCGTTGCGCCGAAAGTCTTCGCAACGTTAAGGCGATTGTCATCAGTATCGACCATAATGATCTCAGCGGGTGAATAAAATTGCGCCGTGAGCAGCGTGGCAAGTCCAATTGGTCCCGCGCCAACGATGGCGACCGTATCGCCGGGTTTGACCTGGCCGTTGAGCACGCCGCATTCAAAGCCGGTCGGCAAAATATCGCTTAACATGACGAGCGCTTCTTCATCGGCGCCGTCCGGAATATGATGCAGACTGGTGTCGGCATGCGGTATCCGAACATATTCTGCCTGCGTGCCGTCGATGAGATGGCCAAGAATCCAGCCGCCGCTTTCGCAATGCGAATACATGCCTTTCTTGCACGCCGCACACTTGCCGCAGGAGGTGATGCATGAGATCAGCACCCGATCTCCGGCTTTGAAATTCGCCGCGCCGGCGCCGACTTCTGTAATGATGCCGACGCCTTCGTGACCCAGCGTGAGTCCGTCCGGAACATCGGGAACATCTCCTTTCATAATGTGGAGATCCGTTCCGCAAATGGTCGTTTTCGTGATCCTGACGATTGCATCCGTCGCTTCCCGTCTCGCAGGCTTCGGTTTTTCTTCCCAAGCGCGTTTGCCTGGTCCGTGATAAACTAATGCTTTCATAAAAATGTCCTCTATTTTTATTGGTGCGTGCCACTGTTCAGTTTTCCATTGTGCGGCGTTATGCCGGCCAGATCACCGATGACGTTGACCAGTTGTTGGCCGGCCGGCACGATGATCTTCGCATTATTCTGCAGGGCGTATTGCGCGGTTTCCAGCCTTTTCAATAGTTGGGAATTCCCGACGAAATACTTGTCGGCCGCTTCATTGACGAGTTGAATCGCTTCCGCCTCGCCCTGCGCTTGCAGGATGCGCGCTTGTCTAACGCCTTCGGCCTGCTTGATCGCTGCGCGTTTTACGCCGTCTGCCGTAGTCTCCGCGGCGGTGGCAAAGTCGATAGCGGCGATCTTCTCATTCTCGGCTTTCACGATTTTGTTCATGGTATCCTGCACGTCTTTGGGCGGATCGATTTGCTTCAACTCCGCCCGCACAATGTCAATGCCCCAATGCGTGGTCTCTTTGATGAGGATCTCATGCAGATCGTTGTTGATTCGTCCGCGCTCGCTGTTGGCGGATTTGAGCGACATTGTCCCGATAATGTTCCTCAGCGTGCTGCGGGAAAGATTGACGATCTGAAAATTGACATCGTTGACATTGTATTGCGAGTTCTTGACGCTGACTTCGTCCGCTTTGACTTTGTAATAAATCTGCGCATCAACCATGGCGTTGAGGTTGTCATTGGTGATGATTTCCTGCGGGTCTGCGTTGACCAATTGTTCCGTGATATTGACTTGATACAGCTTGTCAATAACCGGGATAATCCAGTGAAAACCGGGATTGGCGAAATGATGATATTTCCCCAGGCGTTCGACCAGTCCCCGGTGCGTCGGCCGGACGATGCGGATGCCCAGTAAAAATATAAAAACTGCGACCCCGCCTAAAATCTCAAGCCAGATCATGGTATTGCCTTGCATAGAGCTTCTCCTTCTTAATT
Proteins encoded in this window:
- a CDS encoding DUF2007 domain-containing protein, whose product is MRQKQVVVGKFDNAFEAEIAKGHLAAAGIDASILKDDGGGMFPSLQQTAGVQLVVAETQEKEARAILQEKSILT
- a CDS encoding HPF/RaiA family ribosome-associated protein, with the protein product MQIQINTDSNIAGREKLAAHFKAVVKEALSRFSAQITRVEVHLSDENSRKKSGHDDKRCMLEARLEGLQPIAVTHQAATLDQAVGGAAEKLKKSLENTLGRLHDH
- a CDS encoding zinc-dependent alcohol dehydrogenase family protein — translated: MKALVYHGPGKRAWEEKPKPARREATDAIVRITKTTICGTDLHIMKGDVPDVPDGLTLGHEGVGIITEVGAGAANFKAGDRVLISCITSCGKCAACKKGMYSHCESGGWILGHLIDGTQAEYVRIPHADTSLHHIPDGADEEALVMLSDILPTGFECGVLNGQVKPGDTVAIVGAGPIGLATLLTAQFYSPAEIIMVDTDDNRLNVAKTFGATQLVQSNAVAEIMKLTEGKGVDVAVEAVGIPATFDICQAIVAAGGHIANVGVHGKPVQLNLDQLWAHNITLTTRLVDTVTTPMLLKTVRSGKLQPRRLITHHFALNEIMKAYDTFGNAAREKALKVILTN
- a CDS encoding AI-2E family transporter, which gives rise to MAEQINSHRGTRYLVIAAALVIIIAGITQARSVVVLFLVSIFFAILGAPPVLWLERKRLPSLVAVLLVMAGMITILLIAGALVGASLNSFSNSLPFYQTRIQEQLLDFKTLLASKGIAVTDRIFLDYINPGSVMSLTAGLLAGLSAVLSNIVLILLTVTFILLEVSSFSAKLRVILGDPLALFPHYKRFVADIQRYMVMKTFISLSSGILIGIWLALLGVDFPVLWGFLAFLLNYVPNLGSIIAAVPAILLALIEFGIGRALLATAGYLAVNIILENMMEPRLMGRRLGLSTLVVFLSLIFWGSLLGLLGMVLSIPLTMILKLACESNESTRWLAVILGPEPSPESIPPASKKEIGTEPNFTEPNAPRSLPSSELVSDGPNVKG
- a CDS encoding J domain-containing protein, which gives rise to MTYKDYYKALGVGEAATPDEIKKAYRKLAFKYHPDKTKGDRAAEEKFKDINEANEVLSDPAKRKKYDQVGAEWKHYQQAGAPSAGFDWSKYASDRSGQAYRMRPEEFDAMFGGGDTGDLFELLFGPRNGQRRGRRRAAVKGEDLNAETTLALEEAYQGTTRLIQLDDQTIRVTIRPGAADQQVLRVAGKGGAGLHGGPNGDLYLTIKIAPHAEFQRTGNDLHCDFPVELYTAVLGGKAQVKTPKGTIKVDIPNETANGKVLMLRGLGMPIFGSRNEFGNLFVKIVIQMPKHLSEQEIDLFRKLAALRK
- a CDS encoding SPFH/Band 7/PHB domain protein: MIWLEILGGVAVFIFLLGIRIVRPTHRGLVERLGKYHHFANPGFHWIIPVIDKLYQVNITEQLVNADPQEIITNDNLNAMVDAQIYYKVKADEVSVKNSQYNVNDVNFQIVNLSRSTLRNIIGTMSLKSANSERGRINNDLHEILIKETTHWGIDIVRAELKQIDPPKDVQDTMNKIVKAENEKIAAIDFATAAETTADGVKRAAIKQAEGVRQARILQAQGEAEAIQLVNEAADKYFVGNSQLLKRLETAQYALQNNAKIIVPAGQQLVNVIGDLAGITPHNGKLNSGTHQ